In the Oreochromis aureus strain Israel breed Guangdong linkage group 14, ZZ_aureus, whole genome shotgun sequence genome, one interval contains:
- the LOC116318434 gene encoding olfactory receptor 142-like, whose protein sequence is MLNTTQASYFTLAGYFDTGHVTNLCFIVILALYIFIVGSNVLLIVVICVNRSLHEPMYTFLCSLFVNELYGSTGLFPSLLVQILSDVHTISADICFLQVFCVHIYGAVEYLNLAIMSYDRYLAICCPLQYSTHMTSKKIGILIAVTWFYPCFAMAPLLYLTSRLQLCGNTIYKVYCDTHSVVKLACSDTTVINLYGLLATFSTIFGALLFILYTYMKILLVCFSGSDQTRQKAVSTCTPHLASILNFSFGASFEILQSRFNMKNVPNMVRIFLSLYFLTCQPLFNPVMYGLKMTKIRNICKSLISNIK, encoded by the coding sequence ATGTTAAACACCACACAGGCCTCATATTTCACCCTTGCTGGATATTTTGACACAGGACATGTAACTAACTTGTGCTTTATTGTTATTCTTGCTTTATATATTTTCATTGTAGGTTCCAATGTCCTGCTGATTGTGGTTATCTGTGTGAACAGAAGCTTACATGAGCCTATGTACACGTTTCTGTGCAGCCTGTTTGTGAATGAGCTGTATGGTAGTACAGGGCTGTTTCCGTCCCTCCTGGTTCAGATCCTCTCTGATgttcatactatttctgctgaTATTTGTTTCCTGCAGGTTTTCTGCGTTCATATATATGGGGCTGTAGAATATTTAAATTTAGCCATCATGTCTTACGACAGGTACCTTGCTATCTGCTGTCCTCTGCAATACAGCACACATATGACATCAAAAAAAATCGGCATACTTATAGCTGTAACGTGGTTCTATCCTTGTTTTGCAATGGCTCCCTTGTTATATTTGACCTCACGTTTGCAGTTGTGTGGAAACACAATTTACAAAGTATACTGTGACacacactctgttgtgaagtTGGCATGCTCAGACACCACTGTGATCAACTTGTATGGCCTCCTTGCTACTTTTAGCACAATCTTTGGTGCTTTGCTTTTCATTCTTTACACCTACATGAAGATTCtgctggtttgtttttctggttCTGATCAGACGAGACAGAAAGCTGTCAGTACCTGCACGCCTCACCTGGCTTCCATATTGAACTTTTCCTTTGGAGCAAGCTTTGAAATTTTACAGAGCAGATTCAATATGAAAAATGTGCCAAACATGGTGCGCATATTTTTATCATTATATTTTCTTACATGCCAGCCGCTCTTCAATCCTGTGATGTACGGCCTGAAAATGACCAAAATCCGCAACATCTGTAAAAGTCTGATATCAAACATAAAATAG
- the LOC116318435 gene encoding olfactory receptor 10A3-like, translating to MKNSTQLSDFILGAYFDGGPFRSLYFTIVMSLYVFIFGSNLLLIVVICVNRSLHEPMYMFLCSLFVNELYGSTGLFPFLLIQILSDVHTVSAPLCFLQVFSVYSYGSVEFLNLAAMSYDRYLAICCPLQYNELMTANKVTKLIVAIWSPPLLVNFLTLPLIVPLKRCGNIINKVYCDNHSIVKLACSDTTLNNIYGLTVSALSVFGPLIVILYTYMRILKVCFSGSKQTRQKAVSTCTPHLASLLNFSFGACFEILQSRFNMNSSPNMLRIFLSLYFLTCPPLFNPLMYGLNLSKIRVTCKNLITHRTC from the coding sequence ATGAAAAATTCCACACAGCTTTCAGATTTCATACTTGGCGCCTACTTTGACGGTGGGCCTTTCAGGTCATTATATTTCACTATAGTAATGTCTCTGTATGTGTTTATATTTGGATCTAACCTCCTGCTGATTGTGGTTATCTGTGTGAACAGAAGCTTACATGAACCTATGTACATGTTTCTGTGCAGCCTGTTTGTGAATGAGCTGTATGGTAGTACAGGGCTGTTTCCGTTCCTCCTGATTCAGATCCTCTCTGATGTTCAcactgtttctgctcctctgtgCTTCCTGCAGGTTTTCTCTGTCTACTCTTATGGAAGTGTAGAGTTTTTAAACTTAGCCGCCATGTCTTATGACAGATACCTTGCTATCTGTTGTCCTCTGCAATACAACGAACTGATGACAGCTAACAAAGTTACCAAACTCATTGTAGCGATATGGTCACCACCACTTCTTGTGAATTTCCTGACACTGCCTTTGATCGTTCCTTTAAAacggtgtggaaacattataaACAAAGTGTACTGTGACAACCATTCCATCGTGAAGCTGGCCTGCTCTGACACCACACTGAATAACATCTATGGTCTCACTGTTAGTGCCTTGTCAGTCTTTGGGCCTTTAATTGTAATCCTGTACACCTACATGAGGATCCTTAAAGTCTGTTTTTCTGGATCCAAACAGACCCGACAGAAAGCCGTCAGCACCTGCACGCCTCACCTCGCTTCTCTGCTCAACTTCTCCTTTGGAGCCTGCTTTGAAATACTGCAGAGCAGATTTAACATGAACAGTTCACCAAATATGTTGAGGATATTTCTATCACTTTACTTTCTAACATGCCCACCACTCTTTAACCCTTTAATGTATGGACTGAATCTCTCCAAAATCCGTGTAACATGTAAAAATCTTATAACACATAGAACTTGTTAG